In one window of Gossypium hirsutum isolate 1008001.06 chromosome A01, Gossypium_hirsutum_v2.1, whole genome shotgun sequence DNA:
- the LOC121215933 gene encoding uncharacterized protein: MSKEVEGVETRGRARKASRSRDILSALEDRVVTLESSMGDIKERVEDVDDRLHDGLQSMQEQRKEYVTDNMKQLTGRDDAIEAMVVALKGEIAELKGELTIYKVALGNGGLAVAAPKPNIDVPKPKEFKGIRSARDVDNFLWGIEQYFCAKGIREDVTKVTTAAMYLSDVALLWWCRRSTDVRRGRSKIGTWEEFRCEFKAQFYPEYAEDEARARLRRLAQQGTVREYVQEFSELMLQISDMGEKEAFFSFMDGLKPWAKQELQRRGVQELTKAMSVAESLAEFGGRKDNSNSSKPRLKGNSGGDKERPSRNGDGKKPWDKRKSGPIRCFHCEGPHMIKDCPKKAALKAMEAKGESDVEDNNLGSILGGVEDRMSHGLMFVDIIVAGRKLNALVDTGASDLFMSEEAACKLGLKIDNEGGRIKTVNSESIPIKGVAKGVDLQLGNWSGKVSIKVIPLDDYDFVVGLSFLDQVKALIAPSSNYMVISDAKHQCMVKVTRKRSFKGKTLSAIQFAKGVRRNEVSYLATLKIEETAESVSETPKEVGQLLQSFQDVMPAQLPKSFPPKREVDHKIELVSNVVPPARAPYRMSPPELEELRKQLKELLDAGFIRPSKSSYGAPVLFQKKHDGSLRMCIDYRALNKITVKNRYPIPLIADLFDQLGSARWFTKLDLRLGYHQVRIVEGDEPKTACVTRKSLEEHVRHLREVFQTLRENELFVKEEKCSFAQQEVSFLGHIVGGGKIRMDKNKIRAISEWEPPTKVTELRSFLGLANYYRRFVEGYSKITTPLTDMLKKGKVWDWNPECEKAFNQLKQEMTREPVLVLPDFTKPYEVRTDASNYAIGGVLMQDGHPITFESRKLNETERRYTVQEKEMTAQSGTMNQSPFEIVTGQQPLTPNAVVTHYTGPNPAAYRFAKDWQEKNDLARACLHKASKRSKKWADQNRRDVQFQVGDSVLAKLHLILRYTGLHKGLVRRYEGPFKVVKRVGKVAYKLELPPKLKVHPVFHVSMLKPFHEDQEDPNRGKSERAPMGVKVSYDREVENIEADRVIRRKYHRPQHEYLVRWKGLPDSEASWEPAEALWQFQGKIDQFHKEDATRASLEQFYVLLEQSITNNAPRWF; encoded by the exons ATGTCAAAAGAAGTTGAGGGagtggagacccgtgggagggctaggaAAGCCAGTCGCTCAAGGGACATATTGTCAGCTTTAGAGGATCGCGTCGTCACTCTCGAGAGTTCAATGGGGGATATCAAGGAGAGGGTTGAAGATGTTGATGATAGGCTCCATGATGGGCTGCAGTCCATGCAGGAGCAGCGTAAAGAGTATGTGACGGATAATATGAAACAGTTGACTGGTAGAGATGATGCCATTGAGGCTATGGTGGTGGCCTTGAAGGGAGAGATTGcggagctcaagggtgaactcacaatctacaaggTTGCCTTGGGCAATGGTGGGTTAGCGGTTGCCGCACCCAAGCCCAATATTGATGTTCCCAAGCCCAAAGAGTTTAAGGGAATAAGGTCCGCAAGAGATGTGGACAACTTTTTGTGGGGAATCGAGCAATACTTCTGTGCCAAAGGCATCAGGGAGGATGTCACTAAGGTAACTACTGCTGCGATGTATCTATCTGACGTTGCTTTGTTGTGGTGGTGTCGTAGGTCCACTGATGTGAGACGTGGTAGGTCTAAAATCGGAACATGGGAGGAGTTTCGATGTGAGTTCAAagcacagttttacccagaataTGCCGAGGATGAGGCTCGGGCAAGGTTGCGTCGGCTTGCGCAACAAGGCACTGTGAGGGAGTATGTACAGGAGTTTAGCGAGCTTATGCTCCAAATCTCAGATATGGGGGAGAAAGAGGCATTCTTTTCCTTTATGGACGGATTAAAACCGTGGGCGAAGCAAGAATTGCAGCGCCGAGGAGTTCAAGAGCTCACCAAGGCTATGTCTGTAGCAGAATCACTTGCTGAATTTGGTGGGAGGAAAGACAATTCCAATTCTTCTAAACCCAGATTAAAGGGTAATAGTGGGGGAGATAAAGAAAGGCCCAGTAGGAACGGCGATGGTAAGAAACCTTGGGACAAGAGAAAGAGTGGGCCTATAAGGTGCTTCCACTGTgagggtccacatatgatcaaggaCTGTCCAAAGAAGGCCGCTCTCAAGGCTATGGAAGCAAAGGGGGAGTCCGATGTGGAGGATAACAACCTTGGATCGATACTAGGGGGTGTCGAAGATAGAATGAGCCATggtttgatgtttgtagacatcattgtGGCCGGCAGAAAATTGAATGCGCTCGTCGACACAGGCGCTTCTGATTTATTCATGTCTGAGGAGGCTGCTTGTAAACTAGGCCTCAAGATAGATAATGAAGGGGGTCGGATCAAAACAGTGAACTCGGAAAGTATTCCAATCAAGGGGGTTGCAAAGGGAGTGGATCTTCAGCTCGGCAATTGGTCAGGGAAGGtatccattaaggtaataccacttgatgactATGATTTTGTGGTAGGACTAAGCTTCCTTGATCAGGTTAAAGCTCTTATTGCCCCTTCGAGCAATTACATGGTGATTTCAGATGCGAAACATCAATGCATGGTGAAAGTGACAAGGAAGAGAAGCTTTAAGGGAAAAACACTATCAGCAATTCAGTTTGCTAAAGGTGTACGGAGAAATGAAGTCTCATATTTAGCCACCTTGAAGATCGAAGAGACCGCTGAGTCTGTTAGTGAGACCCCAAAAGAAGTGGGACAATTGCTACAATCATTTCAAGATGTAATGCCTGCTCAGTTGCCAAAAAGTTTTCCACCCaagagggaggtggaccacaaaatcgagttagtaTCCAATGTGGTGCCGCCAGCAAGGGCCCCCTATCGTATGTCTCCGCCAGAATTAGAAGAGTTGCGGAAACAATTGAAGGAACTTTTGGATGCGGGATTCATTAGACCATCTAAATCCTCATATGGTGCGCCAGTGTTGTTCCAAAAGAAACACGATGGGTCCttaagaatgtgcatcgattatcgagctCTAAATAAGATCACCGTGAAGAATAGGTATCCTATTCCTCTTATCGCAGATTTGTTCGACCAGCTTGGTAGTgcaagatggtttaccaagttagatttgagattgggGTATCATCAAGTTCGGATAGTCGAGGGGGACGAACcaaagacagcttgtgtgacacg CAAGTCACTTGAAGAGCACGTAAGACACTTGAGGGAGGTGTTCCAGACTTTGAGAGAAAATGAGCTGTTCGTCAAGGAGGAGaaatgctcatttgcccaacaagaggtgtcattcttaggccacattgtgggAGGCGGTAAGATCCGAATGGATAAAAATAAGATTCGAGCCATTTCAGAATGGGAGCCTCCAACCAAGGTAACAGAGTTGAGATCTTTCCTTGGATTGGCAAATTACTATCGCCGCTTTGTCGAAGGCTACTCCAAAATTACCACTCCCTTAACGGACATGTTGAAGAAGGGGAAGGTATGGGATTGGAATCCAGAATGTGAGAAGGCCTTCAACCAATTGAAGCAAGAAATGACGAGGGAGCCCGTACTTGTCTTGCCAGATTTTACGAAGCCTTACGAGGTACGTACAGATGCATCAAATTATGCTATTGGgggagtactgatgcaagatggacaTCCAATTactttcgagagtcgaaagcttaacGAGACGGAACGTAGATATACGGTCCAAGAGAAAGAGATGACTGCG CAAAGTGGGACCATGAATCAAAGTCCATTTGAAATAGTGACGGGTCAACAGCCACTCACACCCAACGCTGTTGTGACCCATTACACAGGACCAAATCCGGCAGCCTATAGATTCGCAAAAGATTGGCAAGAGAAGAATGACTTGGCTAGAGCTTGtttacacaaggcaagtaagcgtAGCAAGAAGTGGGCCGATCAGAACCGAAGGGATGTACAATTTCAAGTGGGTGACTCAGTCCTTGctaaactacacttgattttACGATATACTGGTTTGCACAAGGGTCTTGTGCGAAGGTATGAAGGGCCGTTTAAAGTTGTGAAGAGAGtgggcaaggtggcctacaagctgGAGTTGCCACCAAAACTTAAAGTACACCCAGTCTTCCATGTAAGCATGCTTAAGCCGTTTCATGAGGATCAAGAAGATCCGAATCGAGGCAAGTCCGAACGAGCACCGATGGGGGTAAAAGTCTCGTATGATCGTGAAGtagaaaacattgaggcagatcGGGTAATTAGACGAAAGTACCACCGACCACAGCATGAGTACTTAGTTCGATGGAAGGGACTTCCTGATAGCGAAGCAAGTTGGGAACCTGCTGAGGCATTGTGGCAGTTCCAAGGGAAGATTGACCAGTTCCATAAGGAGGAtgcgacgagggcgtcgctagaacaa TTCTACGTACTGTTGGAACAAAGTATCACCAATAATGCTCCAAGATGGTTTTAG